In bacterium, the genomic stretch CCTCCAGGGCCTTTTTGACGGCTTCGACGGCGGCCGGGGTGCATAGCACCTCAAAGGTCCCGTCTTCAGGCGATACATCATCGGCTCCGGCGTCCAAAGCCACCGACATCAGGGTGTCCTCGTCGGTGACCGAGGAATCCACCGAGAACACGCCCTTGGTCTCGAACATCCAGGACACGCAGCCCTGGGAGCCCATGTTGCCGCCGTTCTTGCTGAACAGGTGGCGCAGTTCCGCCGCGGTGCGGTTCTTGTTGTCGGTGACCGTGTCCAGCATCACCGCCACCCCGTTGGGGCCGTAGCCTTCGTAGGTCACCTCTTCGTAGACCACGCCCTCCAGCTCGCCGGTGCCCTTTTTGATGGCCCGGTCGATGTTATCGGCCGGCATGTTGGCGCCCTTGGCGGAAAGGATGGCGGTCCGCAGACGGGGGTTCATGTTGGGGTCTCCGCCTCCGTTGCGGGCGGCGATGGTTATTTCCTTGATCAGCCGGGTAAAAGCCTGCCCCCGGGCGGAGTCGATGCCGGCTTTCTTGCGTTTGATGGTGGCCCATTTGGAATGTCCGGACATTGTATTTTAACCTCCGTATATCAAAGATTTGAAGATAAATTACGTGTGATCGTTGCCGTAATTGGTTGATAAACTATGATTTTACCGCAAAAGCCCGGAGTTGTCAAGCGTTAAAGGCAGCCTGATAATGCGGTTTTAAAGCGATTGCTTCCTCAGCCCGGCATGAGGTGATTTCGCAATGACCGCTCTGTGTCTCTGCGTCACTTCGATAAACTCAGTGCAACGCTCTGTGGCGAGGGAAAAGTATTACTCCCCGAACTTCTTCTCCCGTACCGTCTGCCCGCCCTTGCCGTCCTCCACCACATAACCCAGGGCCAGGATCTGACCCCTGATGGCGTCCGAGCCGGCCCAGTCCTTGGCGGCCCGGGCCTCCTGGCGCTTCTGCAGCAGTTGTTCCACCTCCGCGGGAAGACCCGAGTCCTTCTTGCTGTCCAGCAGGTTCAGACCCAGCACCCGGTCGTAATCGCCGATCAGCGCCAATTTTTGGGCGGGACTGAGGTCTGATGACTTCACTGTATCCCACAGGACAGCCAAAGCCTGGGGCAGGTTCAGGTCGTCATTGATGGCCGACAGGAACTTGTCCTTCCACCCGGAAATTTTCCCACCTTCGGAACTTCCCATCTTCTCACCTTCGGGAGTGGGGTCCGTTCCGATCTTCTGACCTTCGGAACCTCTTAGTTTAGCTATCTCAGCTCTCAGATTCTCCAGCGCCCTCTGGGCCGCGGTCAGAGATTCCCAGGTGAATTTCAATTGCGAGCGGTAATGTCCGGTAAAGCAGAAGTAACGGTAGGCCATCGGGTCGTACCCCTGGTCGGCCAGCAGTTGCAACCGC encodes the following:
- a CDS encoding YebC/PmpR family DNA-binding transcriptional regulator — encoded protein: MSGHSKWATIKRKKAGIDSARGQAFTRLIKEITIAARNGGGDPNMNPRLRTAILSAKGANMPADNIDRAIKKGTGELEGVVYEEVTYEGYGPNGVAVMLDTVTDNKNRTAAELRHLFSKNGGNMGSQGCVSWMFETKGVFSVDSSVTDEDTLMSVALDAGADDVSPEDGTFEVLCTPAAVEAVKKALE